Proteins encoded by one window of Deinococcus sp. KSM4-11:
- a CDS encoding GNAT family N-acetyltransferase, whose amino-acid sequence MTHVIPSGGLTPQTLELLERQVLTELSDGLTPADRDALGLFVHDLPGAFLVTLTRYPQVLDFNRTINLGVTEPATDEAIEGLRTRARALGLPNVMVGLVPGVQPDDLGNRLLGLGARPARAWMQVWREAASVPQASPDVQVRQVMPDEYATFGSVMLRGFSMPPDLEPMTRAVSGRPGWTDYLAWIGGVAVACASLYVHGGYGWLGNATTLPEWRRHGAQSALITRRITDAARAGAHTVFTQVAEEVPDKPNPSEHNMRRAGFRTAYRRDHLILPTGLVH is encoded by the coding sequence ATGACACACGTCATTCCTTCCGGGGGGCTGACTCCACAGACGCTGGAACTGCTGGAACGACAGGTTCTGACTGAATTGTCGGACGGTTTGACGCCAGCGGATCGGGACGCACTGGGCCTGTTCGTCCACGATCTGCCCGGCGCATTCCTGGTGACATTAACCCGGTATCCGCAGGTGCTGGATTTCAACCGCACGATCAATCTGGGCGTCACCGAACCGGCAACGGATGAGGCCATCGAGGGCCTACGGACGAGGGCACGGGCCCTGGGGCTGCCAAACGTGATGGTCGGACTCGTGCCGGGCGTGCAGCCGGACGACCTGGGGAACCGACTGCTGGGCCTTGGGGCACGACCAGCTCGCGCATGGATGCAGGTCTGGCGGGAGGCGGCGTCTGTGCCCCAGGCGTCACCGGACGTGCAGGTGCGGCAGGTCATGCCGGACGAGTATGCGACGTTCGGGTCGGTCATGCTCCGTGGGTTCTCCATGCCTCCGGATCTTGAACCCATGACCCGCGCCGTTTCTGGTCGGCCCGGCTGGACGGACTACCTTGCCTGGATCGGTGGAGTCGCTGTGGCGTGTGCCAGCCTGTACGTTCACGGGGGGTATGGGTGGCTCGGGAATGCCACCACGCTGCCCGAATGGCGTCGGCACGGCGCACAGTCGGCGCTGATCACACGCCGGATCACGGATGCCGCGCGGGCGGGGGCACATACGGTGTTCACGCAGGTGGCGGAGGAAGTGCCCGACAAGCCCAATCCGAGTGAGCACAACATGCGCCGTGCCGGGTTCCGCACGGCCTACCGTCGGGATCACCTGATCCTGCCCACGGGTCTGGTTCACTGA
- a CDS encoding NPCBM/NEW2 domain-containing protein, with amino-acid sequence MTHFPPARFRTAALLLIPLALAACSQSPSTPEGSAVNGGQGRLADGVGAPWVAPATTGTLKAMALSSGDNQLSSQTWTSATNGWGPVELNKSNGESGSGDGRTLTLGGKTYSTGVGVHANSTITYALGGQCSTFASDIGVDDEVGTSGSVVFQVWADGTKLYDSGTMTGSSATKSVSVSVSGKKELKLVVTDAGDGNSYDHGDWANARVTSCAASSTSGDPSGTTYTKLASEYGAFTVSGTQTVRFGADTRWIYKSITNSGTCTSTAFGSDPAVGASKSCFLVTYPSSTPAPTPTPTPTPSGNVTYKGPLVITVGGTYTGNYQSTNPSVPAITVKTTDPVIIENANVKGPGNLISGFKMNLTLRNTKGYGVNPNVSGKAMGRFLNSEDTVNLNVSNNYMEGTGGIYVRNFIGNSGAGQTIKILRNSVKNIDGRLSNGSGGYQNAFVRYQFVQFNSVRGLVNAEIGWNQVINEPGKSALEENINMYQSTGTSASRVKIHDNIIWGAYAINTATDSGYAGGGILLGDGNGSTMSTAGGYFEVYGNTIISTSNQGIGIAGGHDHNVHDNRVLSSGLLPNGQKIAAQNIGIYVWDQQGSKAGGVWVNNTVHDNQIAWMRYSSTGTPSLANTWTPDCVSGSCYNNTTLVNPATLTTESSEYALWQSKASAAGQSIGAK; translated from the coding sequence ATGACCCACTTCCCCCCTGCCCGCTTCCGCACCGCCGCCCTCCTCCTGATCCCCCTGGCCCTGGCCGCCTGCTCGCAGTCGCCCAGCACCCCAGAGGGATCCGCCGTGAACGGTGGTCAAGGCCGACTGGCAGACGGGGTGGGCGCGCCCTGGGTGGCCCCCGCCACCACCGGCACCCTGAAGGCCATGGCGCTCTCGTCCGGCGACAACCAGCTGTCCAGCCAGACCTGGACGTCCGCCACCAACGGCTGGGGCCCCGTGGAACTGAACAAGAGCAATGGCGAAAGTGGCAGCGGCGACGGCCGGACGCTGACCCTGGGCGGCAAGACCTACTCGACCGGGGTGGGCGTCCACGCCAACTCCACCATCACCTATGCCCTGGGCGGCCAGTGCAGCACCTTCGCCAGCGACATCGGCGTGGACGATGAAGTGGGCACCAGCGGCAGCGTTGTCTTCCAGGTCTGGGCCGACGGCACCAAGCTCTACGATTCCGGCACCATGACTGGTTCCAGCGCGACCAAGTCCGTCAGTGTCAGCGTCTCCGGCAAGAAGGAACTCAAGCTCGTGGTGACCGACGCCGGTGACGGCAACTCCTACGATCACGGCGACTGGGCCAACGCCCGCGTGACCAGTTGCGCCGCGTCCTCGACGTCTGGCGATCCCAGCGGCACCACCTACACCAAACTGGCCTCCGAGTACGGCGCCTTCACCGTCAGCGGCACCCAGACCGTCCGCTTCGGCGCGGACACCCGCTGGATCTACAAGTCGATCACGAACTCCGGCACCTGCACCAGTACCGCCTTCGGCAGCGACCCGGCCGTCGGGGCGTCCAAGAGCTGCTTCCTCGTTACCTACCCGTCCTCGACCCCGGCGCCCACCCCCACGCCGACGCCGACCCCCAGCGGCAACGTCACCTACAAGGGGCCGCTGGTCATCACGGTCGGTGGCACGTACACCGGCAACTACCAGAGCACCAACCCCAGCGTGCCGGCCATCACCGTCAAGACCACCGATCCCGTCATCATCGAAAATGCCAACGTCAAGGGCCCGGGTAACCTCATCAGCGGCTTCAAGATGAACCTGACCCTGCGCAACACCAAGGGCTACGGCGTCAACCCGAATGTCTCGGGCAAGGCCATGGGCCGCTTCCTGAACTCCGAGGACACCGTCAACCTCAACGTGTCCAACAACTACATGGAAGGCACCGGCGGCATCTACGTGCGCAACTTCATCGGCAACAGCGGCGCCGGCCAGACCATCAAGATCCTGCGCAACAGCGTCAAGAACATCGACGGCCGTCTCAGCAACGGCAGTGGCGGCTACCAGAATGCCTTCGTGCGCTACCAGTTCGTGCAGTTCAACAGCGTGCGGGGCCTGGTGAACGCGGAAATCGGCTGGAACCAGGTGATCAACGAACCCGGCAAAAGCGCGCTGGAAGAGAACATCAACATGTACCAGTCCACCGGCACCTCCGCGAGCCGCGTCAAGATCCACGACAACATCATCTGGGGCGCCTACGCCATCAACACCGCGACCGATTCCGGGTATGCCGGTGGCGGCATCCTGCTCGGCGACGGCAACGGCAGCACCATGAGCACCGCGGGCGGCTACTTCGAGGTGTACGGGAACACGATCATCAGCACCAGCAACCAGGGCATCGGGATCGCCGGGGGGCACGACCACAACGTGCACGACAACCGGGTGCTGTCGAGCGGGCTGCTGCCCAACGGCCAGAAGATCGCGGCGCAGAACATCGGCATCTACGTCTGGGATCAGCAGGGCTCCAAGGCAGGCGGCGTGTGGGTGAACAACACCGTGCACGACAACCAGATCGCCTGGATGCGCTACAGCAGCACGGGCACGCCCTCGCTGGCGAACACCTGGACGCCCGACTGCGTCTCGGGCTCCTGCTACAACAACACGACGCTCGTCAATCCGGCCACGCTGACGACCGAATCCTCGGAATACGCCCTGTGGCAGAGCAAGGCCAGTGCCGCCGGGCAGTCCATCGGCGCGAAGTAA
- a CDS encoding NAD-dependent epimerase/dehydratase family protein — protein sequence MKRILLTGAAGEIGSALRDGLRAFLPNPHTTLRLTDVRDLGPAREGEEVMLADLTDFQAVRGVMDGVDAVIHLGGIPNEHTYEHIRDVNIDGTYHVLEAARLSGVRRVAFASSIHTVGNYPREVIGTDVPVRPDSYYGVSKVFGEALGRMYVDRSYLEFVGVRICSFQAQPQDARHLSTWLSPRDAAQLFARAVTAPGVAYLIVAGISGNTRRWMSPEGWDILGYVPQDDAEVYAAQVQDLHGNPADVTEQRQGGIFVDPAYIGLAGKEP from the coding sequence GTGAAACGAATCCTGCTCACAGGCGCGGCCGGCGAGATCGGCTCGGCCCTTCGCGACGGCCTGCGCGCCTTCCTGCCGAATCCGCACACGACCCTGCGCCTGACGGACGTGCGTGACCTGGGCCCGGCGCGTGAGGGAGAAGAGGTCATGTTGGCCGACCTGACCGATTTTCAGGCAGTGCGTGGCGTGATGGACGGCGTGGACGCCGTGATCCACCTGGGCGGCATCCCGAACGAGCACACCTACGAACATATCCGGGACGTGAACATCGACGGCACCTACCACGTGCTGGAGGCCGCGCGGCTCTCGGGCGTGCGCCGGGTGGCGTTCGCGTCCAGCATCCACACGGTCGGGAATTACCCGCGTGAGGTGATCGGCACGGACGTTCCGGTGCGCCCGGACTCCTACTACGGAGTCAGTAAGGTCTTCGGCGAGGCGCTGGGCCGCATGTACGTCGACCGCTCCTACCTGGAGTTCGTGGGCGTGCGGATCTGCTCGTTCCAGGCGCAGCCGCAGGATGCCCGGCACCTGTCCACCTGGCTCTCTCCGAGGGACGCGGCCCAGCTGTTTGCCCGCGCGGTCACGGCTCCGGGGGTGGCGTACCTGATCGTGGCGGGCATCAGCGGCAACACCCGTCGCTGGATGAGTCCCGAGGGCTGGGACATCCTCGGGTACGTGCCACAGGACGATGCGGAGGTGTACGCCGCGCAGGTTCAGGATCTTCACGGCAATCCGGCGGACGTGACCGAGCAGCGTCAGGGCGGCATCTTCGTCGATCCCGCCTACATCGGTCTGGCCGGGAAGGAACCGTGA
- the hpaI gene encoding 4-hydroxy-2-oxoheptanedioate aldolase has translation MTPPSLSNPLKVALATGNAQIGLWVGLADPYSAEICAGAGFDWLLIDGEHAPNDVRSMLAQVQALAAYPVAPVVRPPVGDTHLIKQYLDLGVQSLLIPMVESAGQARALVAATRYPPRGVRGVGSALARASRWNRVPDYVHHADEHICLLVQVESAAGLAALDEILAVEGVDGVFIGPADLSASLGQLGHPEHPDVVAAIDDAIRRIVASGKAAGILSTDETQARGYLAAGCTFVAVGVDATLLARVTQELAARFGRGETTRDTRGGY, from the coding sequence ATGACGCCGCCCAGCCTCTCCAATCCTCTCAAGGTGGCCCTCGCCACCGGGAACGCGCAGATCGGGTTGTGGGTGGGCCTGGCCGACCCGTACAGTGCCGAGATCTGCGCCGGGGCAGGCTTCGACTGGCTGCTCATCGACGGCGAGCACGCGCCGAACGACGTCCGCAGCATGCTGGCGCAGGTGCAGGCCCTGGCCGCATACCCGGTCGCGCCGGTCGTGCGCCCCCCGGTCGGAGACACCCACCTGATCAAGCAGTACCTCGACCTGGGCGTGCAGTCCCTGCTGATCCCCATGGTCGAGAGCGCCGGGCAGGCCCGCGCGCTGGTCGCCGCGACCCGCTACCCGCCGCGTGGCGTGCGCGGTGTGGGCAGCGCCCTGGCCCGTGCCTCGCGCTGGAACCGCGTGCCAGACTATGTGCATCACGCCGACGAGCACATCTGCCTGCTCGTGCAGGTGGAATCCGCCGCCGGGCTCGCCGCCCTGGACGAGATCCTGGCGGTCGAGGGCGTGGACGGCGTGTTCATCGGCCCGGCCGACCTGAGCGCCAGCCTGGGGCAGCTCGGTCACCCGGAGCATCCGGACGTGGTGGCAGCCATCGACGACGCCATCCGCCGGATTGTCGCCAGCGGGAAGGCGGCGGGCATCCTCAGCACCGACGAGACGCAGGCCCGAGGCTACCTGGCGGCGGGCTGCACCTTCGTCGCGGTGGGCGTGGACGCCACGTTGCTGGCCCGCGTCACGCAGGAACTCGCGGCGCGCTTCGGACGAGGTGAAACCACACGGGATACCCGCGGCGGTTACTGA
- a CDS encoding IPT/TIG domain-containing protein: protein MLRFPHPLSSLVGSTLLAAVLSACASSTTTTPAPVSGNRPVVTSLSGNMELGDQDRPQPTTVTINGSHLQQASVTFGLIGPGSDLHVNADGTRITVVAPTNDAGRTPIIVSTPDGKVNAGIYTFLQGLPRPLVRLLALTPTSGPATGGTTVTFTYDGDLNFSPVDQADFEVPDVYFGTVKATKVQRNGDTITAVSPGGSGFVDVTFRCPIDSCYTFSTSEAIPFSYMP from the coding sequence ATGCTTCGTTTCCCTCATCCCCTGTCCTCCCTTGTGGGTTCGACCCTGCTCGCGGCCGTCCTGTCTGCGTGTGCGAGCTCCACCACCACCACGCCGGCTCCCGTATCAGGCAACCGCCCGGTTGTCACGTCGCTCTCTGGAAACATGGAACTGGGCGATCAGGACAGGCCCCAGCCGACCACCGTGACGATCAACGGCTCTCACCTGCAGCAGGCCAGCGTGACCTTCGGGCTGATCGGGCCGGGCAGCGACCTGCACGTCAATGCCGACGGCACCCGCATCACGGTGGTGGCGCCGACCAATGACGCGGGCCGCACGCCGATCATCGTGAGCACCCCGGACGGCAAGGTGAACGCCGGGATCTACACGTTCCTACAGGGCCTGCCCCGGCCGCTGGTGCGCCTGCTGGCCCTGACGCCCACCTCTGGCCCGGCAACCGGCGGCACGACCGTGACCTTCACCTACGACGGCGATCTCAACTTCTCGCCGGTCGATCAAGCGGACTTTGAGGTACCCGACGTGTACTTCGGCACCGTCAAGGCCACGAAGGTGCAGCGGAACGGGGACACCATCACGGCCGTATCGCCGGGTGGGAGCGGCTTCGTGGACGTGACGTTCCGGTGCCCGATCGACAGCTGTTACACCTTCAGCACCAGTGAGGCGATTCCCTTCTCGTATATGCCCTGA
- a CDS encoding Sectered polysaccharide deacetylase, protein MAAPLFPARRVHRALLRAGAYGAWQGGTGGPEIGLTLPVDDLPTLERVLATLGSTRATLIIPAAQAAAWTDALHRATRAGHEVAGAGPPTPLGALDIAVGQPVQSWDATTLNLSHRDLRTLRDRGVNPLPVPGEQAQPGRTLRIQPEDLTTTLADLKARGYRPLPVRDLPGLRRATLRDLLVYTYGQTVEANFTQAHHVIDLTSRPDAVMRVAPLPDAPAPLPLPRNTPTAELHLDSARLVSLATRSQLGTYRAYQRSLKDVGVALRERPELAAAQAVFAVTLFYGPLEQAGFTLLDLPPARARLYGLGFRVLRLVHGTVRPPSVKAPKMAWMPREEFVRRFG, encoded by the coding sequence ATGGCCGCGCCACTGTTCCCAGCCCGCCGGGTGCACCGCGCCCTGCTGAGGGCCGGCGCGTACGGCGCGTGGCAGGGCGGCACGGGCGGCCCCGAGATCGGCCTCACGCTCCCCGTCGATGATCTCCCCACCTTGGAGCGTGTCCTGGCGACCCTGGGGAGCACGCGGGCCACGCTGATCATTCCCGCCGCACAGGCGGCCGCCTGGACGGACGCGCTACATCGGGCCACCCGAGCGGGGCATGAAGTCGCGGGAGCGGGGCCACCCACCCCTCTGGGAGCCCTGGACATCGCCGTAGGGCAGCCAGTGCAGAGCTGGGATGCCACGACGCTGAACCTCAGCCACCGCGACCTGCGGACGCTGCGTGACCGGGGGGTGAATCCGCTGCCCGTACCCGGCGAGCAAGCGCAGCCTGGCCGCACCCTCCGCATCCAGCCGGAGGATCTGACGACCACGCTGGCCGATCTGAAGGCGCGGGGGTACCGGCCCCTGCCGGTGCGCGACCTGCCCGGCCTGCGCCGCGCGACCCTGCGAGACCTGCTGGTGTACACCTACGGCCAGACGGTCGAGGCGAACTTCACGCAGGCCCATCACGTCATCGACCTGACGTCCCGGCCGGACGCGGTCATGCGCGTGGCCCCCCTGCCCGACGCCCCCGCTCCGTTGCCCCTGCCCAGGAACACGCCCACCGCCGAACTGCACCTGGACTCCGCGCGGCTGGTGAGTCTGGCCACCCGCAGCCAGCTCGGCACGTACCGCGCATACCAGCGCAGCCTGAAGGATGTGGGGGTGGCCCTGCGCGAGCGCCCGGAACTGGCGGCGGCGCAGGCCGTGTTCGCGGTGACGCTGTTCTACGGGCCGCTGGAACAGGCCGGGTTCACGCTGCTCGACCTGCCACCCGCTCGTGCCCGGCTGTACGGTCTGGGATTCCGCGTGCTGCGCCTGGTGCATGGCACCGTGCGGCCACCCAGCGTGAAGGCGCCGAAGATGGCGTGGATGCCCAGGGAGGAGTTCGTCCGGCGATTCGGCTGA
- a CDS encoding glycosyltransferase family 4 protein — MRPLRIGLFTDTFLPDQNGIVTSVGLLSDELRKLGHHVDVVAPDFPEHVDTRQDVRRVESIRYMFLPTYRLAWPTRKDFEQKYDLVHTHTPLTLGLAGMRLARKWDVPHVATYHTHIEAYTHYVPGLTAVQQATGVVTKAMGLLYGRAAAVIAPTAGMLDVLRDMKIRNPVVIPTSVDPAVLEAAPPVESPWPDGMRRLLSVGRLAKEKRFDHVLDTVAALPDTHLVLLGEGPEREHLEAHAQRLGIAHRVTFLGVKPWTQIGAYYRLAELFVFASDTETQGLVLQEAQLMGVPVVAVGARGTLSGVAHGRSGYLTLPGDVNAMVAYTQRLLEDPVLWAQMSEAAREHGHTTTPAGVAQQVLGVYAGALNLPREITFPVEAGMTGHPRNTLVYDR; from the coding sequence ATGAGGCCACTGCGCATCGGGCTGTTCACGGACACGTTCCTGCCGGATCAGAACGGCATCGTGACCAGTGTCGGCCTGCTCAGTGACGAACTGCGCAAACTCGGGCACCACGTGGACGTAGTCGCCCCGGACTTCCCGGAGCACGTGGATACCCGCCAGGACGTGCGGCGCGTGGAATCCATCCGATACATGTTCCTGCCCACCTACCGCCTGGCGTGGCCCACCCGCAAGGATTTCGAACAGAAGTACGACCTCGTGCACACGCACACGCCCCTCACGCTGGGTCTGGCCGGCATGCGCCTGGCCCGCAAGTGGGATGTGCCGCACGTTGCCACCTACCACACGCACATCGAGGCGTACACGCATTACGTACCGGGCCTCACGGCGGTGCAGCAGGCCACCGGGGTGGTCACGAAGGCCATGGGTCTGCTCTATGGCCGGGCGGCCGCCGTGATTGCCCCGACCGCCGGCATGCTGGATGTGCTGCGCGACATGAAGATCCGCAACCCCGTCGTGATTCCCACGTCCGTCGATCCGGCCGTGCTGGAGGCCGCGCCGCCCGTGGAGAGCCCCTGGCCGGACGGCATGCGGCGGTTGCTGAGCGTCGGGCGGCTCGCCAAGGAGAAACGCTTCGACCACGTGCTGGACACGGTGGCGGCCCTGCCGGACACGCATCTGGTGCTGCTCGGCGAGGGCCCGGAACGCGAACACCTCGAAGCGCACGCCCAGCGGCTGGGCATCGCGCACCGCGTGACCTTCCTGGGCGTGAAACCGTGGACGCAGATCGGCGCGTACTACCGCCTGGCCGAACTGTTCGTGTTCGCCAGCGACACCGAGACGCAGGGCCTGGTGTTGCAGGAAGCGCAGCTGATGGGCGTGCCGGTCGTCGCGGTGGGCGCGCGTGGCACCCTGAGCGGCGTGGCCCACGGCCGCAGCGGGTACCTCACCCTGCCGGGCGACGTGAATGCCATGGTCGCCTACACGCAGCGGCTGCTGGAGGATCCTGTCCTGTGGGCCCAGATGTCGGAGGCGGCGCGGGAGCACGGGCACACGACCACGCCCGCCGGTGTCGCGCAGCAGGTGCTGGGCGTGTACGCCGGGGCCCTGAACCTGCCGCGCGAGATCACTTTCCCGGTCGAGGCGGGAATGACGGGTCATCCGAGAAATACCCTCGTGTATGACCGGTGA
- a CDS encoding glycosyltransferase family 2 protein yields the protein MSDFSVVIPARNEAAYLPATLQALGRQTRPPAEVIVVDNGSMDDTAEVAHAWGARVVPCPERGVARARQAGLLAASCAWIATTDADSLPSPQWLERLDAATPGRVALYGPMRFCGVAPAWSQLSGAAYSAFLHVCRVIGKPNLAAGNMAFSREAALLAGGYPVVEAYEDVILGQELARLGAVVYVPGALVETSARRLDRGLFPFLWQHYRNITGHTRGYFSDDPSFPPRPGK from the coding sequence GTGTCCGACTTTTCCGTCGTCATCCCCGCCCGCAACGAGGCGGCGTACCTGCCCGCGACCCTGCAGGCATTGGGTCGCCAGACCCGCCCGCCAGCGGAGGTGATCGTGGTGGACAACGGCAGCATGGACGACACGGCCGAGGTCGCGCACGCGTGGGGCGCGCGGGTCGTGCCCTGTCCGGAACGCGGCGTGGCCCGCGCACGGCAGGCGGGCCTGCTGGCCGCGTCGTGCGCTTGGATCGCCACGACAGACGCCGACTCGCTGCCCAGTCCGCAGTGGCTGGAACGACTGGACGCGGCCACACCGGGCCGCGTGGCCCTGTACGGCCCGATGCGCTTCTGCGGCGTGGCGCCGGCATGGTCGCAGCTGTCCGGCGCAGCGTACAGCGCGTTTCTGCACGTGTGCCGCGTGATCGGCAAGCCAAACCTGGCAGCGGGGAACATGGCCTTCTCGCGGGAAGCCGCCCTGCTGGCCGGCGGGTATCCCGTGGTGGAAGCCTACGAGGACGTCATCCTGGGTCAGGAACTGGCACGGCTGGGCGCCGTGGTGTACGTGCCGGGCGCCCTGGTCGAGACGAGCGCCCGCCGGCTGGATCGGGGGCTGTTCCCGTTCCTGTGGCAGCACTACCGCAACATCACCGGTCATACACGAGGGTATTTCTCGGATGACCCGTCATTCCCGCCTCGACCGGGAAAGTGA
- a CDS encoding MFS transporter, which produces MTLRDRLKLPLAPGTLPGLIAAVVALGGSEFVRSGLYGAYLQQAAPHLLGLPKKEAVAVAATAFTVHFISDTVMRSPAGVLIARHGARPVALVGAILSLIAMTLLLTVTHSVWLLLLIAALHGVGFSAMWPTLMNLTAEAAHETHQGRTLTAVSMAVTPMIGLGVLLLGALGGRPYGQVMGLVVAVQALSLAAAFALPARRGRREPSPQRPPARSRLKVAARALAPLIPAAFMQTMTMTLLGPLLFTLYPELGLSYWSMVAVLGTGAVVAFASMPFTGRIADRGRARLAVMLGFTLLALGLGGIATTPPLWALFPLAALVGVGYAFIAPGWAALVVSRLPERERPAAWGALMTFENIGTSVGPLVGAFAYRQLGTPGPFAVGAVLATVTALGYIIFRQAFNRPAETAADAPHLPVES; this is translated from the coding sequence GTGACGCTCCGCGACCGCCTGAAACTGCCCCTGGCCCCCGGCACCCTGCCTGGACTGATCGCCGCCGTCGTCGCCCTCGGCGGCTCGGAGTTCGTGCGCAGCGGCCTGTATGGCGCGTACCTGCAGCAGGCCGCGCCTCACCTGCTGGGCCTGCCCAAGAAGGAGGCGGTCGCGGTGGCCGCGACCGCCTTCACGGTGCACTTCATCTCGGATACCGTGATGCGCTCCCCGGCAGGTGTTCTGATCGCCCGGCACGGCGCGCGCCCGGTGGCCCTGGTCGGCGCGATCCTGAGCCTGATCGCCATGACGCTGCTGCTGACCGTCACGCACAGCGTGTGGCTGCTGCTGCTGATCGCGGCGTTGCACGGCGTGGGCTTCAGCGCCATGTGGCCCACCCTGATGAACCTGACGGCCGAGGCCGCGCACGAGACGCACCAGGGCCGCACCCTGACGGCCGTGTCCATGGCCGTGACCCCCATGATCGGCCTGGGCGTGCTGCTGCTGGGCGCGCTGGGCGGCCGCCCCTACGGGCAGGTCATGGGGCTGGTCGTGGCCGTGCAGGCGCTCTCGCTGGCCGCCGCGTTCGCGCTGCCGGCCCGGCGTGGCCGCCGGGAACCCAGCCCGCAGCGCCCCCCGGCCCGCTCCCGCCTGAAGGTCGCCGCCCGCGCCCTGGCCCCGCTGATCCCGGCCGCGTTCATGCAGACCATGACCATGACCCTGCTGGGCCCGCTGCTGTTCACGCTGTACCCGGAACTGGGCCTGAGCTACTGGAGCATGGTGGCGGTGCTCGGTACCGGCGCGGTCGTGGCCTTTGCCAGCATGCCATTCACCGGCCGGATCGCAGATCGGGGCCGGGCACGGCTGGCCGTCATGCTGGGCTTCACGCTGCTGGCGCTGGGCCTTGGCGGCATCGCCACCACGCCGCCGCTGTGGGCGCTGTTCCCCCTGGCGGCCCTGGTGGGCGTGGGGTACGCCTTCATCGCGCCCGGCTGGGCGGCCCTGGTCGTCAGCCGCCTGCCCGAACGCGAGCGCCCGGCCGCGTGGGGCGCCCTGATGACCTTCGAGAACATCGGCACGTCCGTGGGCCCGCTGGTGGGTGCGTTCGCATACCGGCAACTGGGCACGCCCGGCCCCTTCGCGGTCGGGGCGGTGCTGGCGACCGTCACGGCGCTGGGCTACATCATCTTCCGGCAGGCCTTCAACCGCCCGGCGGAGACGGCGGCCGACGCGCCCCACCTGCCCGTGGAGTCCTGA
- a CDS encoding polysaccharide deacetylase family protein — MWWQAAGILLGAVLGAEVLGRAAGWGALGAGSREGHRVAVTFDDGPSERTPALLAVLARHAVKATFFVTAPASERYPALLRALGVAGHQVEAHGRWHRHALLLSPWREWAQVRWHPRAGGAGPHLYRPPYGGHSPLTRLFARLNRRQIALWDVEGRDWTAEQATTLAARTLERTEPGSVILLHDGPGVTPALLDALLTGLRDRGLEAVTLNDLPTRRITFWAGLWRLASSYGA, encoded by the coding sequence ATGTGGTGGCAGGCGGCCGGAATCCTCCTCGGGGCCGTGCTGGGGGCCGAGGTGCTGGGCCGCGCTGCTGGTTGGGGTGCGCTGGGGGCCGGATCACGCGAGGGTCACCGCGTCGCCGTGACCTTCGACGATGGCCCCAGCGAACGAACTCCAGCGTTGCTGGCCGTGCTGGCCCGTCACGCCGTGAAGGCGACCTTTTTCGTGACCGCCCCCGCCAGCGAACGGTACCCGGCGCTGCTCCGTGCCCTCGGGGTCGCCGGGCATCAGGTCGAGGCGCACGGCCGCTGGCACCGGCACGCGCTGCTGCTGTCCCCGTGGCGCGAGTGGGCGCAGGTGCGCTGGCATCCCCGCGCGGGTGGGGCCGGGCCGCACCTCTACCGCCCGCCGTACGGGGGACACAGTCCCCTGACGCGCCTGTTCGCGCGGCTGAACCGCCGCCAGATTGCGCTGTGGGATGTCGAGGGCCGCGACTGGACGGCCGAGCAGGCCACCACGCTCGCGGCCCGGACGTTGGAACGCACTGAACCCGGCAGCGTCATCCTCCTCCATGACGGCCCCGGGGTCACGCCCGCACTGCTGGACGCGCTCCTGACCGGCCTTCGCGACCGTGGCCTGGAGGCGGTGACGCTCAATGACCTGCCCACGCGCCGCATCACGTTCTGGGCCGGACTGTGGCGGCTGGCGAGCAGTTACGGGGCCTGA
- the recR gene encoding recombination mediator RecR has translation MKYPPSLVALIRELSRLPGIGPKSAQRLAFHLFEQPREDIERLASSLLEAKRDLHSCPICFNITDAERCDVCSDPSRDQGVICVVEEPGDVLAIERSGEYRGLYHVLHGVLSPMNGVGPDRLHIKPLLPRVQDGMEIILATGTTVEGDATALYLQRLLEPLGALVSRIAYGLPVGGALEYADEVTLGRAMTGRQRVSKPTPG, from the coding sequence TTGAAATACCCCCCTTCCCTGGTCGCCCTGATCCGCGAACTCTCCCGCCTGCCCGGCATCGGCCCGAAGAGCGCGCAGCGGCTGGCCTTCCACTTGTTCGAGCAGCCGCGCGAGGACATCGAACGCCTGGCCAGCTCCCTGCTGGAGGCCAAACGCGACCTGCATTCCTGCCCCATCTGCTTCAACATCACGGACGCCGAGCGCTGTGACGTGTGCAGCGATCCCAGCCGCGATCAGGGCGTGATCTGCGTGGTCGAGGAGCCCGGCGACGTGCTGGCCATCGAGCGCAGCGGCGAGTACCGGGGCCTGTACCACGTCCTGCACGGCGTATTGAGTCCCATGAACGGCGTCGGGCCGGACCGGCTGCATATCAAGCCCCTCCTGCCCCGCGTGCAGGACGGCATGGAGATCATCCTGGCGACCGGCACGACCGTCGAGGGCGACGCGACCGCCCTGTACCTGCAACGCCTGCTGGAACCGCTGGGCGCACTGGTCAGCCGCATCGCGTACGGCCTGCCGGTCGGTGGCGCGCTAGAATACGCGGATGAAGTCACCCTGGGCCGCGCCATGACGGGCCGCCAGCGGGTCAGCAAACCCACGCCGGGCTGA